A region from the Drosophila bipectinata strain 14024-0381.07 chromosome 3R, DbipHiC1v2, whole genome shotgun sequence genome encodes:
- the LOC108119878 gene encoding uncharacterized protein isoform X1: protein MYVRRAWLLACLLCLHPYAPTLAEEEDSNPLLDMASMFFQEALSNQNGGGNNGGGGGGGAGLAGVASLLGTFMQANGKGGGGGGGAMQILSGLGSLLANNARGNGGQGGGFDPSIIGNVLEMFTQGDDEESSSNQNQKRSNSGGSESGIGLDTILQVASAFMNTQGGDKAAHNHQKRSAGEEPETDNGLMNLLPLVMQAVSSFAGPEGQSTQEKHKSHAWVLPPFLEHIHVLWDHFSNSELADALYEKSGVNKIMKGFKGSDGKLDYDKLFESLNNQSFRRRWIKSATLYLADWASYLANPDVYLRYFQTAQIMFNGLLKSQGYPKQTHFDPARPGETISNLLDHVAKHHLNVKIDSRQYVKPAVGYAKELLKLGQARGLLQFNATEISDKLTDTLNLEVIEPVLKVHRAYRYISKTPQCDRYVLCQLNAAALDQQQKLQQQQQQKSQQRQSQTSASGLIAGVSPKIVKIGSMGAAIFISTETGTPFWTLFGVINAPYNCEAKYPVDCNGFHEGEAKVTTEYIHNEL, encoded by the exons ATGTACGTGCGACGTGCTTGGCTCTTGGCCTGTTTGCTGTGCCTTCATCCCTATGCGCCCACGCtggccgaggaggaggactCCAATCCGTTGTTGGACATGGCCTCCATGTTCTTCCAGGAGGCTCTGTCCAACCAGAACGGTGGTGGCAACAACGGAGGAGGTGGCGGTGGAGGAGCTGGTCTGGCGGGCGTGGCCTCGCTGCTGGGCACCTTCATGCAAGCCAACGGCAAgggaggaggtggtggtggcggggCTATGCAAATCCTGTCCGGCCTCGGCAGCCTTCTGGCCAACAATGCCCGCGGCAATGGCGGACAGGGCGGTGGCTTTGATCCCTCCATCATCGGAAATGTTCTGGAGATGTTCACACAGGGCGATGACGAGGAATCCTCGTCTAACCAGAACCAGAAGCGAAGCAACAGTGGCGGATCCGAGTCTGGAATCGGTCTGGACACCATCCTCCAGGTGGCTTCCGCATTCATGAACACCCAGGGAGGTGACAAGGCTGCCCATAATCACCAAAAGAGATCCGCTGGCGAGGAACCGGAGACCGACAACGGACTGATGAACCTGCTTCCGCTGGTGATGCAGGCAGTAAGCTCCTTTGCCGGTCCCGAGGGTCAGAGCACCCAGGAGAAGCACAAGAGCCACGCCTGGGTTCTGCCCCCCTTCCTGGAACACATCCACGTGCTGTGGGATCACTTCTCTAACTCGGAACTGGCAGATGCCCTCTACGAGAAATCCGGAGTCAACAAGATAATGAAG GGCTTCAAGGGCAGTGACGGCAAACTGGACTACGACAAACTCTTCGAATCCCTGAACAACCAATCCTTCCGCCGCCGCTGGATCAAGTCAGCCACACTCTACTTGGCCGACTGGGCCAGCTATCTGGCCAATCCCGATGTGTATCTCAG GTACTTCCAGACGGCACAGATCATGTTTAACGGCCTGCTGAAGTCTCAAGGTTACCCGAAGCAGACGCACTTCGATCCCGCCCGTCCAGGGGAGACGATCTCCAATCTGTTGGACCACGTGGCGAAGCATCATCTGAACGTGAAGATCGACTCCCGGCAGTACGTGAAGCCAGCGGTGGGCTATGCCAAGGAGCTCCTGAAACTCGGCCAGGCCCGTGGACTGTTGCAGTTCAATGCCACCGAGATCAGCGACAAGCTAACGGATACGCTCAACCTGGAG GTTATTGAACCGGTGTTAAAAGTCCACCGCGCCTACAGATACATCTCGAAGACGCCGCAATGCGATCGTTACGTGCTCTGCCAGCTGAATGCAGCGGCTCTTGACCAGCAGCAGAaactccagcagcagcagcagcagaagagTCAACAGCGCCAGAGTCAGACATCGGCGTCCGGTTTGATTGCCGGAGTCAGTCCGAAAATCGTTAAGATCGGCAGCATGGGTGCTGCTATATTCATTAGCACGGAAACCGGTACGCCGTTCTGGACGCTATTCGGTGTGATCAATGCGCCATACAATTGCGAG GCCAAATATCCAGTCGATTGCAATGGTTTCCACGAAGGCGAGGCCAAGGTGACCACGGAGTACATCCACAACGAGTTGTAG
- the LOC108119878 gene encoding uncharacterized protein isoform X2 — MFNGLLKSQGYPKQTHFDPARPGETISNLLDHVAKHHLNVKIDSRQYVKPAVGYAKELLKLGQARGLLQFNATEISDKLTDTLNLEVIEPVLKVHRAYRYISKTPQCDRYVLCQLNAAALDQQQKLQQQQQQKSQQRQSQTSASGLIAGVSPKIVKIGSMGAAIFISTETGTPFWTLFGVINAPYNCEAKYPVDCNGFHEGEAKVTTEYIHNEL; from the exons ATGTTTAACGGCCTGCTGAAGTCTCAAGGTTACCCGAAGCAGACGCACTTCGATCCCGCCCGTCCAGGGGAGACGATCTCCAATCTGTTGGACCACGTGGCGAAGCATCATCTGAACGTGAAGATCGACTCCCGGCAGTACGTGAAGCCAGCGGTGGGCTATGCCAAGGAGCTCCTGAAACTCGGCCAGGCCCGTGGACTGTTGCAGTTCAATGCCACCGAGATCAGCGACAAGCTAACGGATACGCTCAACCTGGAG GTTATTGAACCGGTGTTAAAAGTCCACCGCGCCTACAGATACATCTCGAAGACGCCGCAATGCGATCGTTACGTGCTCTGCCAGCTGAATGCAGCGGCTCTTGACCAGCAGCAGAaactccagcagcagcagcagcagaagagTCAACAGCGCCAGAGTCAGACATCGGCGTCCGGTTTGATTGCCGGAGTCAGTCCGAAAATCGTTAAGATCGGCAGCATGGGTGCTGCTATATTCATTAGCACGGAAACCGGTACGCCGTTCTGGACGCTATTCGGTGTGATCAATGCGCCATACAATTGCGAG GCCAAATATCCAGTCGATTGCAATGGTTTCCACGAAGGCGAGGCCAAGGTGACCACGGAGTACATCCACAACGAGTTGTAG
- the St2 gene encoding luciferin sulfotransferase, whose translation MQLIYRELEADIVRRTNAVFPAQNCFVEVLPDHLIIPRKYVELGESIRSLPVYEDDVWMVSYPRTGSTWAQEMVWLLGHNLDYVAAEQDLRIRSPLIELSALFSTDHHETVSKAFGNTVDLVRNLPRPRYARSHLSWQLLPEQFETVKPRIVYTARNPKDLCVSYYHYCKLLHGINGDFEQFVDLFLEGHTPMGSYWKHVLPFWKRSQDENVLFIKYEDMIKDLPSVVHRCARFLGVPNLLTSSSLQKLCDHLTFDKMRENKAVNLEKLLPESSSKFIRKGQIGDWRNHMGNEMSERFDEWSDRHIRGAGLRFDYE comes from the exons ATGCAGCTGATATATCGCGAACTAGAGGCTGATATTGTCCGGCGTACTAATGCAGTCTTTCCGGCCCAAAATTGCTTTGTTGAGGTGCTCCCCGACCATCTAATTATACCCCGAAAATATGTGGAACTGGGAGAATCCATTCGATCTCTTCCTGTCTACGAGGATGATGTTTGGATGGTTTCGTATCCACGCACTGGATCGACTTGGGCCCAGGAAATGGTCTGGCTGCTTGGCCATAATTTGGACTATGTGGCTGCAGAGCAGGACCTGCGAATCCGTTCGCCGCTAATTGAGCTTTCGGCCTTGTTCAGTACGGATCACCATGAGACGGTTTC CAAAGCGTTTGGAAATACCGTGGATCTGGTTCGCAACTTGCCACGCCCCCGGTACGCCCGATCGCATCTCTCCTGGCAGCTGCTGCCTGAACAATTCGAAACAGTGAAGCCCCGGATCGTGTACACTGCTCGAAACCCCAAGGATCTGTGCGTGTCCTATTACCACTACTGCAAGCTACTACATGGAATCAATGGCGACTTTGAACAGTTCGTGGACCTGTTCCTGGAAGGTCACACACCAATGGGATCGTATTGGAAGCACGTATTGCCATTTTGGAAGCGCAGCCAGGACGAGAATGTGCTTTTCATCAAGTACGAGGATATGATCAAGGACCTGCCATCAGTGGTCCATCGCTGCGCTCGTTTCTTGGGTGTCCCAAATCTGTTGACTTCATCCAGCTTGCAGAAGCTCTGCGATCACCTGACCTTCGACAAGATGCGCGAGAACAAGGCAGTCAATCTGGAGAAGCTGCTCCCGGAGTCATCATCGAAATTTATTCGCAAAGGCCAAATCGGGGACTGGCGCAATCACATGGGAAATGAGATGTCGGAGCGGTTCGATGAGTGGAGTGATAGACACATTCGTGGAGCGGGATTACGATTCGATTATGAATGA
- the LOC108119734 gene encoding uncharacterized protein — MTCDTTEALAAHMCELVQFYMLPEIKEDLDNVQLEASQFESYHSLLIQDLPKLYDMVQEFLKKSDDTGHEELRIKLLLLLCELTAAPTVYQLTDGKLLKNANDLAEKLSQSWWVSTDSQILKYYENKLHRDSWKRQLGAVHGFARYLELRYTEKFKMPIQMLTFALSVGLNVRECYDPAYKQLAVKIFTVMLKYSDVSNIQELNVHSVIYENALKDAYNMESIEAMDAVWNCLYLCLDHFKDLDAFTWNQCDDMLERLIRNVTMASSPKTSICMVQFIIQLGYYFTINRTDVEVALTANLSDPIELAACRDVCLSLSASTSYRWAKAILQMLVLESEKLLQSPEVCVELLEQILRCYLVCILPIPLEALRYHLPEFYSKFVAVLMECLTIHERTPPVLQLVQRFIETFIYQLANCSTQKLHSDLQKFMDDLKTLQNKITE, encoded by the exons ATGACCTGTGATACCACCGAGGCTCTGGCAGCCCACATGTGTGAGCTGGTGCAGTTTTATATGCTGCCTGAGATTAAAGAAGATCTGGACAATGTGCAGCTGGAGGCGTCACAATTTGAGAGCTATCATTCCTTGCTAATTCAGGATTTGCCAAAACTCTACGACATGGTTCAAGAATTTCTAAAGAAATCCGATGATACGGGTCACGAAGAG TTAAGAATAaagctgctcctgctgctttGTGAACTTACTGCTGCTCCCACAGTATATCAACTTACGGATGGAAAACTCTTAAAAAACGCCAACGACCTAGCTGAGAAGCTTTCCCAAAGTTGGTGGGTGTCCACGGACTCAcaaattcttaaatattatgaGAATAAACTGCACAGGGATAGCTGGAAGCGACAACTGGGCGCAGTGCACGGTTTTGCGCGATATTTGGAG TTGAGATACACAGAGAAGTTTAAAATGCCCATCCAAATGCTAACATTCGCTTTGTCGGTCGGATTGAATGTGCGGGAATGCTATGATCCAGCCTACAAACAGCTTGCAGTCAAGATCTTCACAGTGATGCTTAAATATAGT GATGTCAGTAATATTCAAGAACTAAATGTTCATAGTGTGATTTATGAGAATGCACTGAAGGATGCTTACAACATGGAGTCTATTGAAGCTATGGATGCAGTTTGGAATTGCTTGTACCTGTGCCTTGACCATTTCAAAGATTTGGATGCCTTCACG tgGAATCAATGCGACGATATGCTAGAGCGACTCATCCGCAACGTGACTATGGCCTCCAGTCCCAAAACCTCCATCTGTATGGTGCAGTTTATAATCCAACTAGGGTACTATTTCACCATCAACCGCACCGATGTCGAAGTAGCTCTAACCGCGAACCTGAGTGATCCAATAGAACTAGCAGCCTGTCGAGATGTGTGTCTATCACTAAGCGCCAGCACAAGTTATCGTTGGGCCAAGGCCATTCTCCAGATGCTGGTCCTGGAGTCTGAGAAACTTCTACAGAGCCCTGAAGTATGCGTGGAGCTCCTTGAACAAATCCTTAGATGCTATTTGGTTTGCATTCTACCAATCCCACTAGAAGCTCTGCGTTACCATTTGCCCGAATTTTATAGTAAATTTGTGGCCGTTTTGATGGAATGTTTGACCATTCACGAAAGAACTCCTCCGGTTTTACAg TTGGTGCAAAGGTTTATTGAAACATTCATCTATCAACTGGCCAATTGCTCGACGCAGAAACTACACAGCGACCTACAAAAGTTTATGGATgatttaaaaactttacaaaataaaattacagaATAG
- the Ibf2 gene encoding uncharacterized protein Ibf2: MLVANKDQKTKPQRVRGNYKNTTWGMLGFVSADKEDGDSKKYRALCLHCNKYQSNTSIDRLIIHRKSCPKFKADLTEKLASLSKKDTSSTEEPASPPTPAPISETNDPITVNLLDKLLVEDDNDRNVGSSFVGYLNDLDQLATFPASDANRLQKDLLKAETDYLEAKSEYFTKMNEISELKRTVTMLEAKKTQLEIVKLRAECE, translated from the exons ATGTTGGTGGCAAATAAAGATCAGAAAACTAAACCCCAAAGGGTTCGCGGTAATTACAAGAATACTACATGGGGTATGCTTGGATTCGTGTCCGCCGACAAGGAAGACGGCGACTCAAAGAAATACCGTGCTCTCTGTCTTCACTGCAACAAATACCAATCAAACACGAGCATTGACAGGCTTATCATCCACAG AAAGTCCTGCCCAAAGTTTAAAGCTGATCTTACCGAGAAGCTTGCCAGTCTCTCAAAAAAAGACACGAGTTCAACGGAGGAACCTGCAAGTCCCCCAACCCCAGCACCGATATCGGAAACTAACGATCCGATCACTGTGAACCTGTTGGATAAACTCCTAGTAGAGGATGACAACGATCGAAATGTAGGATCTAGCTTCGTCGGCTACCTCAATGACTTGGATCAGTTAGCTACCTTTCCGGCGTCCGATGCAAATCGACTGCAAAAGGACCTTCTTAAGGCTGAGACAGATTACCTGGAGGCCAAGTCCGAATACTTCACCAAGATGAACGAGATCTCCGAGCTGAAACGCACGGTCACAATGTTAGAGGCGAAAAAGACCCAGCTGGAGATTGTAAAGCTGAGAGCTGAGTGCGAGTAG